A region of the Dyadobacter sp. CECT 9275 genome:
ATACCGCATCTGCCGCGTTTAAACTGTTATGCTCGTGTAACAGCTATTGTGATGGAACTTGAAGTAATCACCGAAATCCCTATTTACAGGCCTGCACAGGAAGTTTTTGAAGCCCTATTCGACCAAGATAAAATGGCTGATTTCTTCACTTCGCTGCTCTCTTCACTCACCAGCGAAGGAAAAACTGCTGGCTCCCTTCAAGCGGATAGTGTACCTGGCATGGAGCTGGTGCATGTCATTCCGAACGAAATGATCCAATTCAACTGGACAGTAAGTATAGTACCCACAAGCGTGCTCTTAACCTTTACGCCCATTACCCACACCAGTACATTACTGAAAGTGGTGGAAGGACATTGGAGCAAAAACTCTGAAGGCCTTCGGTCCTATGCGCAGCAAATGCAAACCTGGACTTACTTTAATGTGCGCTTGAAACTCTTTCTGGAACATGGTCTACATCTGGATTCATTCCTGAATAATCCAAACGATAAAGCTTCCTGATGAGCAGATATCTGCTATAATCGCAAGGCAAATTTTCTTGGCCGCTCCGCCCTGTTTGTTTCCGAATAATGTTTTCAACCCGTCCTGATGCACCTCTCGAAAAGTCCGGGAGTAACATCCGACAGGCAATTTTATTGAACAATTACGTTACTCTTCCTTATTCGTTGACAATACAATAGTTACATCTGTATAAAATTATATCATTAGTCATTTTACATTCGATAGTACATCAACTTTAAATAATAAAAAACTATCAATGTTAGATAAAAAACCATCGATAGATATATACAAATGAAGTTAAAAAACTCACTTTTTTATTTTGATACAAAAAATAAGTACTATTTTAGCCAAATTGTTAAAATAGTACTTAACTAATATTGTAACAATAACAAAATACCTGAGCTACGCCATTTTAGATGAAGAAAATAGTATTTTTATTAGCTATCTCATTTTTCAGTTTTGTCTCTGAAACGCAACATTCCGGAGCAGATGCCATCGTAGGCGTATGGCTTTCCGAGGAGAAGGATGGAAAGATTGAAGTGTACAGGACAGGGAATAAGTATAACGGAAAAATTATATGGGGCAAGGAACTTATGGAAGCGGACGGCAAGACTTCCAGAAAGGATATTCACAATCCTGATAAAAAGTTAAGAGCCAGAAGTCTCGAGAACATGGTCATCCTGTCAGACTTTGAATATACCGGCAGCACCTGGGAAAATGGCACCATCTACGATCCGCATAGCGGCAAAACATACAGCTGCATTATTAAGCTGAAAGGTCAGACGTTAGAGATCCGGGGCTTTGTGGGTATCTCTCTGCTGGGCCGCACAACCTACTGGAAGCGAGACACCGAGTAACCGGCACATGACGGATACTTACCCGAAAGAAAGCCATTATATGGTTTCAATACGAATTCTAAATCTATATCCTTTGTTGACCTGAAAAAAGGTATTCAACAATGAGGAAAATAAAAATTGGCATACTGGATCAATCCGTTGTGAGGAAAAACAGTACTGCAAAAGAGGCTATCGAAGAAACCATTGCAACCGCCCGATTAGCTGAAGAACTGGGTTACAGCAGATTCTGGATTTCTGAACACCATAACTCGACTTTTATCGCAGGTTCCACACCGGAAGTACTGATGGTGAAACTTGCGGATGAAACGTCTCATATTAGGATTGGCTCAGGAGGAATAATGCTTCCTAACCACAGTGCATTGAAAGTGGCCGAAAACTTCCGGATGCTGGAGACCCTCTTCCCAGGCCGCATTGACCTGGGCATGGGCCGTGCTCCGGGTACCGACAGGCTGACCTCTTCCCTACTTAATCCTTCCAACGATTTTAGTGAAAGGAGCTATTTGAGGCAACTGGAACATCTTCAGCACTTTTTTGAAGATACCGCCGGAACAGATGATGGCTTTATCTATGCCGTGCCACAGGCTGCCACTACGCCTGGCCAATGGATATTGAGTTCAAGCGGAGGAAGCAGTAGTATTGCTGCAAAATTCGGGTTGGGTTTGGTTGTGGCCAAATTTATTAATGGCTTTGCCGGCCCCGAAGTAATAGACAGCTACCGCAGGGATTTCCGGCCTTCTGCGCACTACCCAAAGCCCGAAGCTATGCTTTCCATTTTCGTACTTTGCGGTGAAACAGAAGAAAAAGCACTGCAAATGAGAAAGATACAGGATTACATACTGCTTCAGTTCGAACGTGGAAACTTTGGCCCTTTCCCCAGTTATGCCGACATCAAAAATTATCAGTTTTCACCCGGCGAACTGGAAAGAATTAAATACAACAGCGGCAGGGTAATATCGGGAACGAAGGAGTCAGTAAAAGAGCAACTCACAGCTCTTGCCGATCGTTTTGATGTGGATGAAATCATCATTTCAACCATGGGCGAGGATGCACAAACGAGAAAAAAATCTTTTGAATTGATTTCGGAGGTATTTCATTTGAGAGAAGCGGTAGTTTAAACTATTTTTGCCGGCAACATTAGCCGCCACAAAAAAATGAACCGCTTCGATAGAATTACGGCCATACTGATCCAGCTCCAGTCACGTAAAATTGTGAGGGCGCAGGATCTGGCCGATCGCTTTGAAATAAGTCTTCGGACGGTTTATCGGGACATCAGCTCCCTGGCTGAGGCAGGAGTACCCATCGTATCGGAAGCAGGGGTGGGTTATTCCATCATGGATGGCTACCGCCTTCCACCGGTTATGTTCACCCGGGAAGAAGCGCGTACATTCATTACGGCTGAAAAATTAATGGAGAAATTCACGGATCTCACGGTGAAGTCGCACTACCAGTCGGCCATGTACAAGATCCGGGCTGTTTTAAAAAGCAGCGAAAAATCCATGGTCGAAAACCTGGAAAACCATATTGAAGTAAGGCAGCATTACAGTCCTTTTGCCACCACATCCGACAACTCCCTGGATCTCCTCCTGAAGAGTATTTCCGAAAAGAAGGCCGTGAATATTCTGTACACGGCCCTTGGCTATGATCAGGCCAGTATGCGGCTCATTGAACCCGTGGGAGTTTACCACGAAAATAATTATTGGTATACCGTTGCCTACTGCCATTTAAGAAAAAATTACCGCAACTTCCGGCTTGACAGGATCGTTAAAATCGAGCTTACCGATACTTCCTTTAATCTGCAGCATGCCCCTCTTAAAGACTTTCTTCAGAAACAGGTAAGCCATGACCAAAACCTGCACCTGATCATCATCAGGCTCCAAAAACGTATACGGCCGTACATCAACGAGCAAAAGTATTACTATGGATATGTTTCGGAGGTAATAGAAGACGACATCGTTGAAATGACATTCCTGAGCAGTTATCTGGAGGGATTTGCGAGGTGGTTCATGATGCTCGCACCCGACGCTTCGATAGTGCAGCCGCAAATCCTGAAAGATCGCCTGAAAAAGCTCATAGCCGAGATTTCCGAAAAATTGTAGCGCCCGCCAATTGCTACTGACATACGTCTGTCATAGGTACCGGTTTACTTTGCTATGAACCTAAAAACAAGAAACTATGATGACGATGCCAGCAACCGAAAAAGAGGTAAACAGCATGCTTTACCTGATCAATAACTTCACCCGGTACAACCTATGGGCCAACGCTACCCTGGTACACTGGCTGAAAACCAAATCTCCGGAGCTGCTGGATAAGGAAGTAACATCCAGTTTCCCAACGATCAGACTTACCTTACTTCATATTCTGAAAACTCAGGGGTACTGGCTTTCTGTTATTTCCGGGGAAGAGTACTCCGAAAACCAGGGAGCCGATCCGGAATCAGTGCTGAGCGAGGTGATTGACCAGTCTGCCCGGATCGTTGAATTTGTAGAGTCTATGCCGGCGGAATCGATTCAGGATGAAACGATGGTGATAAACCCCTGGTTCGAATGCAATTTCCCAAACTTTGAATACATTCTTCATCTGGTCAATCATACCACTTACCACCGCGGACAGATAATTACCGTGGGCCGACAATTAGGCCTTACCGATGCACCGATAACGGATTACAACTTCTTTAATGTAAGGGGAAAGTGAAATTGCAAAAACGAACAGCAGATTATCAAAACACATAACAGCACCATAAAAATCTATTATTCAATAAGTTAAAGCAACACAATTCATAAAACCTGCCGCCGTGATTTAATTATACATCCGCTATCCGGAAACTTACCCGCTCAGTAAAAACCTCGGCGGGTATTTCCGTTTAATAAATGGCACAAACCATTCCGGATTTTCCTGCGTTCTGCTATTTCATAAAAAGAACCAGTAATGTCATCTCCCCTAAAACCAAAAATGCTGGGTATATCCGGAAGCCTGCGTAAGGACTCTACCAATTCTCTGATTCTTCAGACCATACAACTTCATCAGTCCGGCATGGCCGACATGGAGATATATTCAGGCTTGGATCAGTTGCCACATTTTAATCCCGGCATTACGGAACCGGATATTGTTAAAGAATTTAAACAAAAACTGGCAGCCGCCGATGCACTTATCATCAGCACCCCTGAGTATGCGTTTGGCGTACCAGGAGTTTTGAAAAATGCGCTGGACTGGTTAGTATCCAGTGGCGAATTGAACGAAAAACCGGTGGCAGCCATCAGTGCATCACCATTATGGTCGGGTGGCGATAAAGCAATGGCTTCCCTCCTGCTCACATTACAGGCCCTGGGTACCCACACCAGCGAAAACACGACACTTTCTATTCCTCTGATCAAGACCAGGTTTAACAGTGATATGCAATTAACTGATCCCGAAATCCTGCATCAGTTGAAAAATCTGGTTAAAAATCTTTTATGTATCCTGAACCCGAAGACTTAGAATTTTCATTCATATTTGTAAAAGCATATTTATTATATCAATAGCAAAAGACTATTATTTCTATATGCTAAATAGAAATATAACTATCTTTGAAACGTTAACCTTAAATTGTGAAGACCTTATGAAATTCGAGACCTTACAGTTGCACGCAGGACAGACGCCGGATCCGGCTACAAATTCACGGGCGGTGCCACTTTATCAAACCACTTCTTATGTTTTCAACAATGCAGAACACGCGGCTAACCTGTTCGCTCTGAAAGAGTTCGGAAATATTTATACCCGGATCATGAATCCTACGACGGATGTTTTTGAAAAACGGGTGGCTGCTCTTGAAGGTGGCGTAGCGGCTCTCGCCACCGCCTCGGGACACTCGGCGCAGTTCCTGGCCATCAACAACATCACCACCGTCGGAGATAATTTTGTAACGACTTCCTTTTTATACGGAGGCACGTATAATCAGTTCAAGAACTCCTTCAAGGCAATTGGTGTGGAAGCTCGCTTTGCCGACGGCGACAACGTGGAAAGTTTCGAAAAGCTGATTGACGAAAAAACCAAGTTACTATACCTGGAAACAATTGGAAACCCAGGTTTCAACGTGCCAGATTTCGAAGCATTTGCCGCTTTGGCTGCCAAGTATGACCTTCCATTGATCGTCGACAATACCTTTGGTGCAGCCGGGGCCATTGCCCAGCCCATCAAACACGGTGCCCACGTAGTGGTACAGTCGGCCACCAAATGGATAGGCGGCCATGGAACCTCCATTGGCGGAGTTATTGTGGATGCAGGTACCTATAATTGGGGAAATGGAAAATTCGCACAATTCACTTCCCCTTCGCCGTCCTATCACGGCCTGATTTATAACGATGTGTTTGGTATTGGCGGGCCATTTGGAAACATTCAGTTCATTATCAGAGCCCGTGTGGAAGGCCTGCGCGACTGGGGACCTTCGTTATCACCTTTTAATTCCTTTTTATTCCTTCAGGGCCTGGAAACACTCTCGCTCCGTATTGAGCGTACCTGTGAAAATGCGCTGAAACTTGCGGAATGGCTGGAAGCACATGATGAAATAGAAAGTGTAAATTATCCAGGCCTGCCTTCCAACCAGTATCACGGCCTGGCCAAAAAATACCTTACCAGAGGGTTCGGAGGAGTACTATCCTTTGTGCTGAAAGGCGATAAGAAAAGAGCCGAAGCTTTTGTTGACAACCTTCAGCTGATCAGTAACCTGGCCAACGTAGGAGACTCCAAAACACTGGTTATCCACCCGGCGTCCACCACTCACTCTCAGCTATCGGAAGCCGAACAGCTCACAGCAGGTGTTCACCCTTCAGGTATACGCATTTCGTTAGGTATCGAACATATCGATGACATTATAGCGGACATCGAAGCAGCGATAAGCAAAATTTAGTAACTGATAGGATTGATTATTGAAATAAACTAAAGAGGACAGGATGGCTCATATTGGCCTGGCGGTCCTCTTTATTATTTCTTTGCAGCATATATCCCGTTTAACGGGGCAACCGTACAGTCGTAACCGGGCTTTCAGATAACCGCTTCCTTTCCTTTAAATTTTATCTCGTTTATCTCAATCGGCTGATTGCCAATCCATAACATGGTATTAATACCGTCAGGACGCCCACAGGATCGTTTCAAATTCCCCGTAATTATAAAATCAGGTTGTTGTACATCGCCGGTTATAGCCCATGAGCTATCTACCTCACAAGCTTCAACAATTTGGTAGGTATTCCCGTTTGTCCCCTTTTCCCTGATCCCAAAGATACCCCTTCCGTAATGGACCGCCTCCACCTTCTCCACTTTACGTATCACCACATCTCCGCATCCGCATGCCGGGGTTGCCTCCTTTTTCTGACACGAAAACATTGATAAAACCGATAAAGCCAGCAGGCCGTTTACATATTTTCCTATTCTCTTCATTTGTGTCAGGGATTAAGTATATTTCAGTAGACACATATATTTTTATATCCGTTGCTGGAAATCTGAAAAAAAAACGAAAAAATAATGGGCCGACCCGAAATCCCGGACGGCCCATTACAAGATGAAAAACCGAATTATATAACAACTTAATAATCAATCCATTATTCCTTCCAAAGCGAACAAAAAGGCGTACTGTAATGCCACTTCTTTCAGAAAATCAAAGCGCCCGGAAGCACCGCCATGTCCTGCTTCCATATTGGTTTTAAGCAACAGAATATTCTGATCCGTTTTATGCGTTCTCAAACGGGCCACCCATTTGGCAGGCTCAAAATACTGCACCTGACTGTCGTGTAATCCCGTGGTTACCAACATATTGGGATATGCCTTTTTAGCCACGTTGTCATAGGGAGAGTATGATTTCATATAAAAGTACGCTTCCTTCTCTTTTGGATTCCCCCACTCGTCAAACTCATTGGTAGTCAAGGGGATACTCTCATCCAGCATGGTTGTTACCACATCCACAAACGGAACATCCGCGATAACCCCATGCCATAGGTCCGGACGAAGGTTCACGACAGCACCCATCAGCAAGCCGCCTGCACTTCCACCTTCGGCATACAAATGTTGTTTTGAGGTATACTGCTGGCTGATGAGATACTCGGCACAGGCAATAAAATCGGTAAAAGTGTTTTTCTTCTTAAACAATTTACCATCCTCATACCACTGCCTGCCCATTTCCTGCCCTCCCCTGATGTGCGCAAGAGCAAAAATAAAGCCGCGGTTCAACAGGCTCAGCCTGCCGGAACTAAAACCTGCATCCATACTATTGCCGTAAGAGCCATATCCATACAGCAGCAGCGGCGCGTTCCCATCCTTCCTGGTCCCTTTTTTGTACACAAGCGAAATGGGTACCTTCACGCCATCCGCTGCGGTGGCATACAGTCGTTCCGTGACATACTCCTCCGGCGAATAGCCGCCCACAACTTCCTGACGCTTTTTAAGCTCCTTATCCCTTGTTTCCATGTTGTAATCGTACACAGAATTCGGCGTGGTAAGCGACGTATAAATATATCTCAGGTTAGCAGTATTGAACTCCGGATTGGAGCCAGCGTAGGCGGTATATGCGGGTTCTCCGAAATCCACATAATGTTCCGTCCCGTTCTTTTCATTCCTGATGCGCAGTTGCAGCAAGCCGTTTTTTCTTTCGGTAACAACCAGAAAATCCTTAAAAACATCGATTTCCTCCAGCAGTACATCAGGCCTGTGAGGGATCACTTCCTTCCAGTTTTCCACGCCCGTCCGAGACAAAGCCGTTTCCATCAACCTGAAATTCAAGGCATCCTTGTTCGTCACAATCAAAAACCTGTCATTCTGGTGATCCACGTCGTACAATACGTCCTTCAAACGGGGTTGAAACAGCTCAAAATTTCCTTCTGGCCGATCCGCATCCAATATACGTACCTCAGAAGACATGGTGGCCGAGGAACTGATCAGAATGTACTTTTCCGACTTCGTTTTGCCTACGCCAATGTAGTTGCTCTTGTCCTTTTCATGGTAAACAACCACATCTTTTTTCGCTTCCGTACCCAGCTTGTGTCTCTTTATTTTCTCGCTGAGCAGCGTTTTCGAATTTGTAGCAGTATAAAACAGTGTTTTATTATCATTTCCCCAAACCGAACCACCGCTGGTAGGGAAAATAGCGTCTGTGAGCAGTTCGCCCGTCGCCAGATTTTTAACATAAATCGTATACTGTCTTCTGGAAACCGTATCCACACCAAATGCGAGCAGGTTATTGTCAGGACTGATATTAAACCCGGCCACCGAATAGTAGGCATGCCCAATAGCGAGTTGATCTACATCCAGCAGAATTTCCTCCGGGGCTCCCAGCGAGCCCTTTTTACGACAATATTTATAATATTGCTCCCCTTCCTCACTTCTTGTATAGTAAAAATATCCATTATGAAACACCGGCACCGACTCATCTTTCTCCTTAATGCGCACCTTCATTTCATCGAAAAGTGACTTTTGGAAAGCATCGGTACCTGCCATCATGGCATCGGTATAGGCATTTTCCTCATTCAGGTACTTTACAACCTCCGCGCTGTCGGGCCCCTGCGTGAAAAAATCGGCCATCCAGTAATATTCGTCATTGCGTTTGTCGCCATGCATTCCTGTTTCATGATCCTTTTTTTCTGCTACGGGAGGAGTCAGCCCCGGCCATTGATACGTATCCTTCACTTTATTTTTTTGGTTACACGAAAAAACAATAACAGACAAAACCACCAAAATGATTCTCATGATTCTTAAATTCAATGATAAAGAAATAAATCCTATTTAATACAAACAAAAGAAAACAACGTTACAACCTCATTCACAGATTGGACATAAAACCTCAAAAACATAATTAAAGTACTTTACTTTTAATATTTCATTTAATTATCATATATATTTTACTTTTAATATTTTCTATATGTAACCATCTCATAAACAGATCATTAAAATCTGTCCTAATCATATTAAGTTTTAAAAGAATTATATAAATTAATACATTTTAAACTATTTAAAAGAAATAAACTATTAATACATATAATTAATTCACAAACTAGTAATTTGTGCTAATAGTCAGATACTTTTGAACTGTATAGCATGAATAAAAAGTACGATCCGAATAGTACGCATCATTCATACGCTATCTAATAAACATACAACACTTATTTATCATAATATACTTTAATTACATTATTTATATATTATATTAATAAATAAATTTTAAAAATATAATATATTCAATACTTTTAATATATACTAAATATATAAATCTTTAAAAAAGCTCAATTCTATAATACTTTTACCACGGGTGAAATGATTTTTACTTATCATTAGATTAATACTTTCCTACCTGATGAGACCACCAGGTACTTTTCATACTAAATTAGCTATTCATACTTTTAGTATACTGAATTAAAATTAATCTTTTAATACTTATATAACTTTTAATACTTTAACGAATATCATGTAGAGAAGACGCCGGTACCATACCAGAAATACTAGCGGGCATCAATTCATCTCCGTCAAAATCTTATATTTGAGTTTCGTTAAATACTGACTCATGGACAAACCCGTTCACAAGCTTTTTCTTCTCGACGCCATGGCGTTGATCTACCGCGCACACTTTGCATTCATCAAGGCACCGCGCATTACCTCCAAAGGCTTAAATACCAGCGCTGTTTTCGGCTTTACCAATACATTGCTCGAGGTTTTACAAAAAGAGAAACCGACCCATATCGGCGTCGCTTTTGATACTGCCGCTCCAACTTTCCGTCATATACAATTTGAGGCTTATAAAGCACAGCGCCAGGAACAACCCGAAGATATTACGGTGGCCATTCCGCTGGTCAAAAAACTGCTGGAAGCGATGTGTATCCCGGTGCTGGTACTGGACGGCTTCGAGGCCGACGATATCATTGGTACCATTGCCAAAGAAGCCTCCAAAGAGGGATTTGAGGTATACATGATGACACCCGACAAGGACTATGGCCAGCTGGTGGAACAATACGTGCACATTTACAAGCCCGCTTTTATGGGCAAAGGGGCGGAAATTCTCGGCGTTCAGGAAGTACTTGACCGCTGGCAGATCAAGCGCATTGACCAGGTAGTGGATATCCTTGGCTTAATGGGTGACGCCGTGGACAATATTCCCGGCATCCCCGGGGTGGGCGAAAAAACCGCACAAAAGCTCATAGAGGAATACGATACCATTGAAAACCTGATTGCGCATGCTGGGGAAATCAAAGGAAAACTGGGTGAAAAAATCAGAGAAAATTTCGACAAAGCGTTGCTTAGCAAACAGCTCGCTACGATTGATATCAAAGTTCCGGTACCGTTTGACGCCGAGGATCTCACCGTATGCAGCCCGGATACGGAGAAAATCATAGCGCTCTTTGACGAACTGGAATTTAAAACCTTACGCCAGCGCGTGCTGGGAACGGCCATGCCAGCAGCGGCCGCCCTTCTTCCTACACCAAAGCAAAAAACGGCAGATAAGAAAGGGCAGTTGGATCTTTTTGGCAACCCGACGGAAGAACTTGGGAGCCAGCCGGCCGTGATCAGTGAAAACTTTGCGGACCCGGACCAGCCTGATACCGGAGAAACACAGGCATTACTCCCCAAAAGGACTATCGACAATTCGTTTCACCGTTACCATACCGTTGATACCCCCGAGCTGATGCAAAGCCTGGCCTATTACCTGAGCCAGCAGGAGTCCTTTTGTTTTGACACCGAAACCAATTCGCTGGATGCCGTCAATGCAGAGCTGGTAGGTATGTCGTTTGCTTATCTGGCGGGTGAAGCCTTTTACATCCCGGTTCCTGCAAACCAGGCTGAAGCGCAGCAAATCGTAGATGTTTTCAAAGAAGTATTCGAAAATGAAAAGATTGGGAAGATAGGTCAGAATATCAAATACGACCTGCTGGTACTGAAGAATTATGGCGTTGACGTAAGAGGTAAGCTCAGCGATACCATGCTGGCCCATTACCTGCTCGAACCGGACAAACGGCACGGAATGGATCTGCTTTCAGAAAGTTACCTGAATTACACTCCGGTTTCGATCACCGAACTGATCGGTAAAAAAGGCGTCCGCCAGGGAAATATGCGGGACGTACCCATCCCCGAAATTACCCAGTACGCCGGTGAGGACGCCGATATTACGTTCCGGCTCAATACCATTTTTACAAAGGAACTGCCCAAGTATAACGCACAAAAGCTATTTGAAACAGTAGAAATGCCGCTCGTGCAGGTACTGTCGGACATGGAAAGCACGGGGGTGAGGATCGACAGCAACGCCCTTGCAGAAATGTCCAGATTACTGGAAAATGACATGCGGGTGACCGAATCTCAGATTTTTGAGGCGGCCGGTACTTCCTTCAATATCAGTTCTCCCAAGCAGCTTGGTGAAGTTCTGTTCGATAAAATGAAACTGATTGCCAAGCCCAAAAAGACCAAAACAGGACAATACGCGACGGGTGAAGATATTCTTTCGGAACTGGAAAACGACCATGAAATTGCACGTAAAATACTGGATTTTAGAGAATTACAAAAATTAAAATCAACCTATGTAGATGCCTTGCCAACCCTGGTAAGCCCCAGAACCGGACGTATACATACCTCGTACAACCAGGCAGTTGCGGCCACCGGGCGGCTGAGCTCTACCAATCCCAATCTACAGAATATCCCCATCCGCACACCGCGCGGGAAGGAAATCAGAAGGGCTTTTATTCCCTCTTCCGACGCATTCCAAATCCTTTCGGCGGATTATTCGCAGATTGAACTTCGGATCATGGCAGCATTCAGTGAAGATACGAGTATGATTGAGGCATTTAACCAGGGACGGGATATCCATGCCACCACTGCCAGTAAGGTGTTTAAGGTAGATCTGGACGCCGTTACCTCTGACATGCGGAGGAAGGCCAAAATGGTAAATTTTGGAATTATCTATGGCATATCGGCTTTCGGGCTGGCTCAGCGGCTGGCAATACCCCGTGGTGAAGCTGCCGAAATTATCAGAGCCTATTTCGAAGAATTTCCGGCTATCAAAGCTTATATGGACCGGGTGGTCAACGATGCGCGGGAGCATCATTTTGTGGAAACCATTCTGGGCCGCAGGAGGTACCTGGCAGACATCAATTCTCGCAACCAGACCAACCGGGGATATGCGGAACGAAATGCTATAAACGCACCGATCCAGGGATCCGCAGCGGATATGATTAAAGTGGCGATGATCAATATCCATGATTTTATGAAATCGGAAAACCTCCGGTCGCGTATGATCCTGCAGGTTCATGATGAACTCGTGTTTGAGGCGCATAAAGACGAAATTCCTTTACTCCGGGAAAAAGTAGATGAATTAATGCGCACCGCCATTTCACTACCCGTCAGGATGGAAACAGGGATCGGGATAGGCGCCAACTGGCTCGAAGCACACTGATATCAACAGCATTTTTTGTACAACCTCAGTTTCCCGGAAGCTGAGGTTTTTTCATTTTATAATCACAATTTAACAATTACTTTACAAGCAAAAATGGGCCATAGTAGCGGCGATGTGTGAAATTTGCAGCTGGATTAGTGATCCGGGACAAAAAAGTCATAAAAACCGGGCGGTTTAAAAACTATATTGTTTACAGATAAAAGTGCATTTTTAATCAAAAAATTGATTTTGAAGAATTTAATAATTAATTTTCAATACAGCAATCAGTTACTTACAATAGTCCAAATAAAGTACAGGTAAGTATTCACGTGTGAGCGCATTTAACATGGCGTTTTTGTTAAGTATATATTAACACTAAATTCAGGCTTTTTCACTCAACAGATGCTTATGATAAACTCCTACTTTTTAATAAATATCCGTTACCGTCCCACCAGTATTCCCGCTGACTTAGCCGTCCGGCCAGTCACAACATGGTGCCGGTATGTGTCGGCAAAAAACAGCAGCGTGTTTTTAATATAGTCTCAGTACCCACATCAATACCCGTCAGGACATATACAGTCTCATTACCTGTTTATATGCCCCGATGTCCTTGTTAGCAAAAATAGCAGTACCCCATTACCACTTTTATTACCAAGTTAATTTTTCTTTTGATCACCTAATTCAATTATCATGTCTGAAACTGTTTTACCCAGAAAAACCTTGCGGAAGTTTTCCCGCATTATTTTCTGCCACAGTATCCTAACCTGTGCAGCCGTGAGCCTGCCCGCCGTTCATGCGATGCCTGTGGTAGTAGCTTCCAAAATTGACAAAACCATTACCGGAAAAATTTCCGATGAGAACGGGGTGGGCCTGCCCGGTGTAAGTGTGATAATGAAGGGCAGCACAACAGGAACCATTTCTGACTCAGAAGGCAAGTATACCATTTCGCTGCCCAATAACGGTGCCATACTGATATACTCCTATGTAGGTTACCTTTCCAAAGAAATCAACGTAACCACGGCGTCCAACATTGATGTAGTGATGGAACCCGATGTACGCAACCTCAACGAGGTGGTAGTTACCGCTTTGGGTATCAA
Encoded here:
- a CDS encoding SRPBCC family protein; this encodes MELEVITEIPIYRPAQEVFEALFDQDKMADFFTSLLSSLTSEGKTAGSLQADSVPGMELVHVIPNEMIQFNWTVSIVPTSVLLTFTPITHTSTLLKVVEGHWSKNSEGLRSYAQQMQTWTYFNVRLKLFLEHGLHLDSFLNNPNDKAS
- a CDS encoding DUF2147 domain-containing protein; translation: MKKIVFLLAISFFSFVSETQHSGADAIVGVWLSEEKDGKIEVYRTGNKYNGKIIWGKELMEADGKTSRKDIHNPDKKLRARSLENMVILSDFEYTGSTWENGTIYDPHSGKTYSCIIKLKGQTLEIRGFVGISLLGRTTYWKRDTE
- a CDS encoding LLM class flavin-dependent oxidoreductase is translated as MRKIKIGILDQSVVRKNSTAKEAIEETIATARLAEELGYSRFWISEHHNSTFIAGSTPEVLMVKLADETSHIRIGSGGIMLPNHSALKVAENFRMLETLFPGRIDLGMGRAPGTDRLTSSLLNPSNDFSERSYLRQLEHLQHFFEDTAGTDDGFIYAVPQAATTPGQWILSSSGGSSSIAAKFGLGLVVAKFINGFAGPEVIDSYRRDFRPSAHYPKPEAMLSIFVLCGETEEKALQMRKIQDYILLQFERGNFGPFPSYADIKNYQFSPGELERIKYNSGRVISGTKESVKEQLTALADRFDVDEIIISTMGEDAQTRKKSFELISEVFHLREAVV
- a CDS encoding helix-turn-helix transcriptional regulator; its protein translation is MNRFDRITAILIQLQSRKIVRAQDLADRFEISLRTVYRDISSLAEAGVPIVSEAGVGYSIMDGYRLPPVMFTREEARTFITAEKLMEKFTDLTVKSHYQSAMYKIRAVLKSSEKSMVENLENHIEVRQHYSPFATTSDNSLDLLLKSISEKKAVNILYTALGYDQASMRLIEPVGVYHENNYWYTVAYCHLRKNYRNFRLDRIVKIELTDTSFNLQHAPLKDFLQKQVSHDQNLHLIIIRLQKRIRPYINEQKYYYGYVSEVIEDDIVEMTFLSSYLEGFARWFMMLAPDASIVQPQILKDRLKKLIAEISEKL
- a CDS encoding DinB family protein produces the protein MMTMPATEKEVNSMLYLINNFTRYNLWANATLVHWLKTKSPELLDKEVTSSFPTIRLTLLHILKTQGYWLSVISGEEYSENQGADPESVLSEVIDQSARIVEFVESMPAESIQDETMVINPWFECNFPNFEYILHLVNHTTYHRGQIITVGRQLGLTDAPITDYNFFNVRGK
- a CDS encoding NADPH-dependent FMN reductase → MSSPLKPKMLGISGSLRKDSTNSLILQTIQLHQSGMADMEIYSGLDQLPHFNPGITEPDIVKEFKQKLAAADALIISTPEYAFGVPGVLKNALDWLVSSGELNEKPVAAISASPLWSGGDKAMASLLLTLQALGTHTSENTTLSIPLIKTRFNSDMQLTDPEILHQLKNLVKNLLCILNPKT
- a CDS encoding O-acetylhomoserine aminocarboxypropyltransferase/cysteine synthase family protein codes for the protein MKFETLQLHAGQTPDPATNSRAVPLYQTTSYVFNNAEHAANLFALKEFGNIYTRIMNPTTDVFEKRVAALEGGVAALATASGHSAQFLAINNITTVGDNFVTTSFLYGGTYNQFKNSFKAIGVEARFADGDNVESFEKLIDEKTKLLYLETIGNPGFNVPDFEAFAALAAKYDLPLIVDNTFGAAGAIAQPIKHGAHVVVQSATKWIGGHGTSIGGVIVDAGTYNWGNGKFAQFTSPSPSYHGLIYNDVFGIGGPFGNIQFIIRARVEGLRDWGPSLSPFNSFLFLQGLETLSLRIERTCENALKLAEWLEAHDEIESVNYPGLPSNQYHGLAKKYLTRGFGGVLSFVLKGDKKRAEAFVDNLQLISNLANVGDSKTLVIHPASTTHSQLSEAEQLTAGVHPSGIRISLGIEHIDDIIADIEAAISKI